The Lentimicrobiaceae bacterium genome has a window encoding:
- a CDS encoding tetratricopeptide repeat protein: MKFLKRFCLLTATLLINTFVLAQENSSFDFHTLMQQGNAAFNDKDYAKANYCFETALKMDQESIEAIKMKYKVDEIFEKDPNIKNSIFENIVIKGEEYYLDGYYEQAQTLFLQALSLNHESQFIKDRLTSIGRVYTNPIHKQYYLNAINSGDQLMKEKKYKLAIAEYEKAYIVRPGDRNVKSIIEDAIFKLNEVEDNEVRVNDLMAAGDRLFEKNEFELALYKYKAVLKMFPDNAEVLQKLSETEDIINKRINIQANYDKAIKDADSLYVNKLFEASALLYKEAIYLNPDAVYPKEMLEKANQAVAEQKSIDEKYFSFIASADKFFDLKDYQNAITSYKSASEIKPDEKYPKIKISEIEEIFAEARHIEENYNRIIEKADDFYLKQKWEEALAEYSTAIKIKPSEKLHAQRIAEIKDFMAQKAETELKYIAAIDKADSLFNKKLYENSIVAYKDALAIKQGETYPKQQIAEAEKLITEQKDAIQRYNSLIASADGFAESNKLEDAISSYKEALKIKPDETYPKEKISTLQAIINKNAENDRLYNEAISLADNFFNNEKYHEALEPYYRALTIKPDETYPNSKIAEINQIIKDIENREKEYNSILSEADKNFENKMYSEALTGYKNLNKLNSNDEYVIGRISETEKILSDIEAKNKAYNQNISEANSLFEQKQYSQAIAAYNKALEYKPKDKFASDRIEEINTIIADIDKNYNLFIEAGDLAFENKDYDLAIEKYESASELKPKEEYPKKQINDIKAKKQAIIDEINNKYNALISTADGLMQIEDYDEAINYYNKALEVKPSESYPNQQISKINTLLEKIKAQRSEEFNAAIAKADNLYKNKIYDQAIEAYESAILIVPTDKYPQNQIAKIRKYLADHAIINIANQNIVVNVGDEHKFDFNVVEFRLRKNNYLIIKAKAADNSNPNIFINYGKDGIKNGGFVIRDIKPGEYSEYLIGVSAQTKWQREDNNWIIIFSEGGKVEISDIQLSIGD; this comes from the coding sequence ATGAAGTTTTTAAAACGATTCTGCCTACTGACAGCAACGCTATTAATAAACACTTTTGTCTTAGCACAAGAAAATTCATCTTTTGATTTTCATACACTGATGCAACAAGGCAATGCAGCATTTAATGATAAGGATTACGCAAAAGCAAATTATTGTTTTGAAACTGCTTTGAAAATGGATCAGGAGTCTATTGAAGCAATAAAAATGAAATACAAAGTTGATGAAATTTTTGAAAAGGATCCTAACATTAAAAACAGCATATTTGAAAACATTGTAATAAAAGGAGAAGAATATTACTTAGACGGCTATTACGAACAGGCTCAAACTCTGTTTTTACAAGCTCTTTCACTAAATCACGAATCTCAGTTTATAAAAGACAGGCTTACATCTATTGGTAGAGTTTATACCAATCCAATCCATAAACAATATTATTTGAACGCTATTAACTCCGGCGACCAGCTTATGAAAGAAAAAAAATACAAGTTGGCAATTGCCGAATACGAAAAGGCGTACATTGTTAGACCAGGCGATAGAAACGTAAAATCAATAATTGAAGATGCAATTTTTAAGCTAAATGAAGTTGAAGATAATGAAGTTAGAGTAAACGATTTGATGGCTGCAGGCGACAGACTTTTTGAAAAAAACGAATTTGAACTGGCTCTATATAAATATAAAGCTGTGTTGAAGATGTTTCCCGATAATGCCGAAGTTTTACAAAAATTATCCGAAACCGAAGACATTATCAACAAAAGGATAAACATACAAGCCAACTACGATAAGGCAATTAAAGATGCCGATAGTTTGTACGTGAATAAACTTTTTGAAGCCTCTGCCCTACTTTACAAAGAAGCCATTTACCTTAACCCTGATGCCGTATACCCGAAAGAGATGTTGGAAAAAGCTAATCAGGCGGTAGCAGAACAGAAAAGTATTGATGAAAAATATTTTTCTTTTATCGCAAGTGCCGACAAATTCTTTGATTTGAAAGATTATCAAAACGCTATTACAAGCTATAAATCAGCATCTGAAATCAAACCCGATGAAAAATATCCTAAAATTAAAATTTCGGAAATAGAAGAAATATTTGCCGAAGCTAGACATATTGAAGAAAATTACAATAGAATTATTGAAAAAGCCGACGATTTTTACTTAAAACAAAAATGGGAAGAAGCCTTAGCCGAATATTCTACTGCCATCAAAATAAAACCTTCGGAAAAACTACATGCTCAGCGCATAGCCGAAATAAAAGATTTTATGGCTCAAAAAGCGGAAACGGAATTAAAATACATTGCAGCCATAGATAAAGCCGACTCGCTGTTTAATAAAAAATTGTACGAAAACAGTATTGTAGCATATAAAGACGCATTGGCAATTAAGCAAGGCGAAACCTATCCTAAACAACAAATTGCTGAAGCCGAAAAACTAATAACCGAACAAAAAGATGCCATTCAGCGATACAACTCATTAATTGCCAGCGCTGATGGTTTTGCCGAAAGCAACAAACTTGAAGATGCTATTAGTTCGTACAAAGAAGCTTTGAAGATAAAGCCCGACGAAACTTATCCAAAAGAAAAAATCTCGACACTACAAGCAATTATTAATAAAAACGCAGAAAACGACAGACTGTACAACGAAGCTATCAGTTTGGCTGACAATTTTTTCAACAATGAAAAATATCACGAAGCATTAGAACCCTACTACAGAGCGCTAACTATCAAGCCTGACGAAACTTACCCTAATAGTAAAATTGCCGAAATAAACCAAATTATTAAGGATATAGAAAATAGAGAGAAAGAATATAACAGCATTCTATCCGAAGCTGATAAAAATTTTGAAAACAAAATGTATAGCGAAGCTCTAACCGGCTACAAAAACCTGAACAAACTTAACAGCAACGATGAATATGTTATTGGTAGAATTTCTGAAACCGAAAAAATATTAAGCGATATTGAAGCTAAAAACAAGGCTTACAATCAGAATATTTCGGAAGCTAACTCTTTGTTTGAACAAAAGCAGTACTCGCAAGCTATTGCTGCATACAACAAAGCATTAGAATACAAGCCTAAAGATAAGTTTGCAAGCGATAGAATCGAAGAAATCAATACCATCATCGCCGATATTGATAAAAATTACAATTTGTTTATAGAAGCCGGCGATTTGGCTTTTGAAAACAAAGACTACGACCTAGCTATTGAAAAATACGAGTCAGCCTCCGAACTTAAACCAAAAGAAGAATATCCGAAAAAACAAATAAACGACATAAAAGCTAAAAAACAGGCTATCATCGACGAAATTAACAATAAGTACAATGCACTCATCAGCACAGCCGACGGGCTTATGCAGATAGAAGATTATGACGAAGCCATAAACTATTATAATAAAGCTTTGGAAGTCAAGCCATCGGAAAGCTATCCTAATCAGCAAATTTCGAAAATAAATACATTGTTAGAAAAAATTAAAGCTCAACGTTCGGAAGAGTTTAACGCAGCCATTGCCAAAGCCGACAATTTGTACAAAAACAAAATTTACGACCAAGCAATAGAAGCTTACGAAAGTGCAATATTGATTGTACCTACCGACAAGTATCCGCAAAATCAAATTGCAAAGATTAGAAAATACTTAGCCGACCACGCAATTATTAACATTGCTAATCAGAATATTGTTGTTAATGTTGGAGATGAACATAAATTTGATTTCAATGTTGTAGAATTCCGACTTCGCAAAAACAACTATCTCATAATTAAGGCAAAGGCAGCCGATAACAGCAACCCAAACATTTTTATAAATTACGGTAAAGACGGCATTAAAAACGGCGGTTTTGTTATTAGAGATATTAAACCGGGCGAATATAGCGAATACCTTATCGGAGTTAGCGCCCAGACCAAATGGCAACGCGAAGACAATAATTGGATAATTATTTTTTCCGAAGGTGGCAAAGTGGAAATTTCCGATATTCAGCTATCTATAGGCGACTAA
- a CDS encoding ABC transporter ATP-binding protein: MIKGKGIYKQYGSLEVLKGIDIEIQAGEIVTIMGASGAGKTTLLQILSSLDKPTKGEVFVDGVEVHKLSGNKLSEFRNAKIGFVFQFHHLLPEFTALENVAMPALIKGLSLKEAKNQARDLLNMLNLSDRSEHKPSELSGGEQQRVAVARALVNKPAIIMADEPSGNLDSKNALELHNLFLNLRDELKQTFLIVTHNKDLSNISSRTLVMKDGVFV, from the coding sequence ATGATAAAAGGTAAAGGCATATACAAGCAATACGGCTCTTTAGAAGTCCTGAAAGGCATTGATATTGAAATTCAAGCAGGAGAAATAGTTACTATTATGGGAGCTTCGGGAGCCGGCAAAACGACTCTGTTGCAAATACTTAGTTCGTTGGACAAGCCTACTAAAGGAGAAGTTTTTGTCGATGGTGTTGAAGTCCACAAACTTAGTGGCAACAAGCTATCGGAATTTAGAAACGCCAAGATAGGTTTCGTTTTTCAGTTTCATCACCTATTACCCGAATTTACCGCACTTGAAAACGTTGCAATGCCTGCTCTTATAAAGGGATTATCCTTAAAAGAAGCCAAAAACCAAGCACGCGATTTATTAAACATGCTAAACCTGTCGGATAGAAGCGAGCACAAGCCTTCGGAACTTTCGGGTGGCGAACAGCAGCGTGTCGCAGTTGCCAGAGCTCTAGTTAACAAGCCTGCAATTATTATGGCTGACGAACCTTCGGGAAACTTGGACTCAAAAAATGCTTTAGAATTGCACAACCTGTTTTTGAACCTCAGAGATGAGCTAAAACAAACCTTTTTAATAGTAACTCATAACAAAGATTTAAGCAATATCAGTTCCAGAACTCTTGTAATGAAAGACGGAGTTTTTGTTTAA
- the sucC gene encoding ADP-forming succinate--CoA ligase subunit beta: MNLHEYQAKEILASYNVDIPIGIVAHNVSEAIEAAKQIKKETNSDFCVIKAQIHAGGRGKGGGVKLAKSLKDVEEIASQILGMTLVTPQTGPKGKLVRKVLVQQDVYYPGNSPTQEFYVSLLLNRAENKIMIMYSPDGGMDIEAVAEKTPERIFIELIEPSIGLQTHQCRKVAFNLGLSGLAFKNMVKFVQNLYNAYIGADFSLLEINPVLKTSDDKILAVDSKVKIDDNAMYRHPDFVELRDIHEEDPAEVEAGKHDLNYVKLDGNVGCMVNGAGLAMATMDIIKLSGGEPANFLDVGGSANAERVEQAFRIILNDKSVKAILVNIFGGIVRCDRVAQGIVDAYKNIGNIEVPIIVRLQGTNATEGKEMIKNSGLNVLPAIELQEAADLINQVLK; encoded by the coding sequence ATGAATTTACACGAATATCAGGCAAAAGAAATATTAGCATCCTATAATGTTGATATTCCTATAGGAATAGTAGCTCACAACGTTAGCGAAGCCATTGAAGCTGCAAAGCAAATAAAAAAAGAAACCAACTCCGATTTTTGCGTTATAAAAGCGCAAATACATGCCGGCGGACGCGGAAAAGGCGGCGGCGTTAAACTTGCAAAATCTTTGAAAGATGTTGAAGAAATAGCATCGCAAATACTTGGTATGACTTTAGTTACACCACAAACTGGACCCAAAGGCAAACTTGTAAGAAAAGTTTTGGTGCAGCAAGATGTTTACTACCCGGGTAACTCGCCAACTCAAGAGTTTTACGTTAGTTTGCTTTTAAACAGAGCCGAAAATAAAATAATGATCATGTATTCGCCCGACGGAGGTATGGATATTGAAGCCGTTGCCGAAAAAACTCCCGAGCGTATATTTATTGAACTAATTGAGCCAAGTATAGGTTTGCAAACGCATCAATGTAGGAAGGTGGCTTTTAACTTGGGGTTGAGCGGATTGGCTTTCAAAAACATGGTAAAGTTTGTTCAAAACTTGTACAATGCCTACATTGGAGCCGATTTTTCGCTGTTGGAGATAAATCCTGTGCTTAAAACCAGCGACGACAAAATTTTAGCAGTTGATAGTAAGGTTAAAATAGATGATAACGCTATGTATAGGCATCCGGATTTTGTTGAGCTCAGAGATATACACGAAGAAGATCCTGCCGAAGTTGAAGCCGGAAAACACGACCTTAACTACGTTAAATTAGATGGCAACGTTGGCTGTATGGTAAATGGAGCCGGACTTGCAATGGCAACAATGGATATAATAAAACTTAGCGGTGGTGAACCTGCTAACTTTTTAGACGTTGGAGGCTCGGCAAATGCCGAAAGAGTTGAGCAAGCGTTCAGAATTATTTTGAACGACAAGTCGGTGAAGGCTATTTTGGTTAATATTTTTGGAGGGATTGTCCGTTGCGACAGAGTTGCACAGGGTATTGTAGATGCGTACAAAAACATAGGAAATATTGAAGTTCCAATTATTGTGCGTTTGCAAGGAACCAACGCAACTGAAGGCAAGGAAATGATTAAAAATTCGGGGCTCAACGTACTGCCGGCTATAGAATTGCAAGAGGCAGCCGATTTAATTAATCAGGTGCTGAAGTAG
- a CDS encoding potassium/proton antiporter, translating to MNISVELFLLVVSILVFVSLVVGKMGSRFGVPTLLLFLLIGILFGSDGLGIQFHSPKIAQAIGVVALNIILFSGGLDTRMSEIKPVAVQGFILATVGVLLTAVITGVFIYWLTNNYFSAVTFTLLESLLLASVMSSTDSASVFSILRSKNLSLKENLRPLLEFESGSNDPMAYILTIVFVQLIQSPEIDTLKAIIMFFQQLILGGLAGYLLGKMLFVRIINKIELENDALYSVLLITLMFFLFGITTFIGGNGYLAVYIGGLFIGNSKFVHRRSTLKFFDGMTWLVQILMFLSLGLLVNPSELLLIANVGIPIGLFMIFVSRPITVHACLLPFRKMTLRAKHYVSWVGLRGAVPIIFATYPWVAELEHAKTIFNIVFFITIISLLVQGTTVGAMAKWLKLSEVAPKKRKLKKFDVEIADEIKSFMSEISIKEEYLANGSQLKDIKIPDNTLVIMVKRDEHFFVPRGNTELKVGDEILVITDDEEALETTYEFIKGENFFEEI from the coding sequence ATGAACATATCGGTAGAATTATTTTTATTAGTTGTTTCGATTCTCGTCTTTGTCAGCTTAGTGGTTGGAAAGATGGGAAGCCGATTTGGTGTACCTACGCTGTTGCTTTTTTTACTCATTGGTATACTGTTTGGCTCTGATGGGTTAGGTATTCAATTTCATTCGCCAAAGATAGCCCAAGCTATAGGCGTAGTTGCTCTGAATATTATTCTATTCTCCGGTGGATTAGATACTCGAATGTCTGAGATAAAGCCTGTTGCCGTACAGGGCTTTATACTTGCCACTGTGGGAGTTTTGCTTACGGCAGTTATTACAGGAGTTTTTATATATTGGTTAACCAACAACTATTTTAGTGCCGTAACATTTACGCTTCTTGAATCTCTGTTGCTTGCCAGTGTTATGTCATCTACCGACTCAGCTTCCGTATTCTCTATCCTGCGTTCAAAAAACCTTTCGCTAAAAGAAAATCTGCGCCCTTTGTTAGAGTTTGAGAGTGGAAGTAACGACCCAATGGCGTACATACTTACAATTGTATTCGTTCAACTTATTCAGTCGCCCGAAATAGATACTTTGAAAGCAATAATAATGTTTTTCCAACAGTTAATTTTAGGCGGATTAGCAGGTTATTTGTTAGGGAAAATGCTATTTGTTCGCATTATTAATAAAATTGAATTAGAAAATGATGCTCTGTACTCTGTACTGCTTATTACGCTCATGTTCTTTTTGTTCGGAATTACAACATTTATCGGAGGTAACGGATATTTGGCAGTTTATATAGGAGGTCTGTTTATTGGTAATAGTAAATTTGTGCACAGACGTAGTACGCTTAAGTTTTTCGATGGAATGACTTGGTTGGTGCAAATTCTGATGTTCCTTTCATTAGGTTTGCTCGTTAATCCTTCGGAGTTGTTGCTGATAGCGAATGTGGGAATTCCTATAGGATTGTTTATGATTTTTGTTTCGCGTCCTATCACCGTTCACGCTTGCTTATTGCCATTCAGAAAAATGACTCTAAGAGCGAAGCACTACGTTTCGTGGGTTGGTTTACGCGGCGCTGTACCAATTATTTTTGCCACATATCCTTGGGTAGCAGAACTTGAACATGCTAAAACGATTTTCAACATTGTGTTTTTTATAACTATCATATCGCTTTTGGTACAGGGAACCACAGTTGGCGCTATGGCAAAATGGCTAAAGCTATCGGAAGTGGCACCTAAAAAAAGGAAGTTAAAAAAGTTTGATGTAGAGATTGCAGACGAAATAAAATCTTTTATGAGCGAAATATCTATAAAGGAGGAGTACTTAGCCAACGGCTCGCAATTAAAGGACATAAAAATACCGGACAATACGCTAGTTATAATGGTAAAACGTGATGAGCATTTTTTTGTCCCACGTGGTAACACAGAGCTAAAGGTTGGAGATGAAATTTTGGTTATTACTGACGACGAGGAAGCTTTGGAAACAACCTACGAGTTCATTAAAGGCGAAAACTTTTTTGAAGAGATATAG
- a CDS encoding BamA/TamA family outer membrane protein, whose product MKMKKSFVLLFIISLLFVSCTSTKNASQKREYLLIKNSIKVDKSYVKSGDLSGLTTQKPIKGITSSFFRPGIWFYKKSMQGKENGFKRFQRKAFGKEPVYMDSAHISQTIDNFNAYLKNKGFYHASVDYSVKLSRKTAKVYYNVLCGSPCIVDTINYAIPDTNIINLIKEQGTSSKLKPKMIFDTYLLNEERTYMSDILRDNGYYSVSPNEIYYVVDMSDDKSVADVEVRMKKWKRKSDTSDVVQELSHPKFYINKIDIITNAKPEVGFQQYDSLTVHYKPRRKSPNVNTANVFWQDKLQIRPSVLTSILQVHDNQLFSQQNVNNTYKRFIKLPIIKSASITMQESKKHSPDSNFVDCRIRLLHNKNKIFNFGVEGTNSAGMLGTGIRTGIVHKNIFRGAEVFSFNLRTNAEIQPLTMREDADNLFLIFNTLEASGETSLSFPSILLPLKLTSGWGIQEASSSLNFGIGYMLRPQYSRSLISLSWNYNWQFHQNLKHTFTPVELSYINVLNIREDFQNYLDSLSDPHFKSVFTNHLLTTIRYNMVLTNDFDSKSARQYSVRFNIETSGNAFYLYDKYITKLATEDYYSRLGVRYAQYFRTDVDYRSYWNYAPDANVAFRFLAGISIPYGNSQVVPFEKSFWLGGANDMRGWKLRTLGPGSYSKEGTNVFDKSGNIVLHSSIEQRFPIYSFLNGAIFADAGNIWMLNKVEDFEGAEFNFSEFYKQIALDVGLGLRFNFNFFVFRVDWALPLSYPDDNSAFINVDKIKLRNGNFNFGIGYPF is encoded by the coding sequence ATGAAGATGAAGAAATCTTTTGTCCTGCTTTTTATAATATCGTTGCTATTTGTTTCGTGTACAAGTACTAAAAATGCGTCACAAAAGAGAGAGTATTTATTGATAAAAAATTCAATCAAAGTCGATAAATCGTATGTTAAATCCGGCGACTTATCCGGACTTACCACACAAAAACCTATCAAAGGCATTACATCTTCATTTTTCAGACCCGGAATTTGGTTTTACAAAAAAAGTATGCAAGGCAAAGAAAACGGTTTTAAAAGGTTTCAACGCAAAGCCTTTGGAAAAGAGCCAGTGTACATGGATTCGGCTCATATTTCGCAAACCATAGATAACTTTAATGCATACCTGAAAAATAAAGGCTTTTATCACGCTTCTGTAGATTATTCGGTTAAGTTGTCAAGAAAAACCGCTAAGGTGTATTACAACGTTTTGTGTGGCTCGCCATGCATTGTAGATACTATCAACTATGCTATTCCCGATACGAATATTATTAATCTCATTAAAGAGCAAGGAACATCGTCCAAACTTAAGCCTAAGATGATTTTCGACACCTATCTTTTGAACGAAGAAAGAACATATATGTCGGATATACTCAGAGATAACGGCTATTATTCGGTTTCGCCAAACGAAATTTACTATGTAGTAGATATGTCGGACGATAAAAGCGTAGCAGATGTTGAAGTCAGGATGAAAAAGTGGAAGCGAAAGAGTGACACAAGCGATGTTGTGCAAGAACTTTCACATCCTAAATTTTACATAAATAAAATAGATATTATTACTAATGCCAAACCTGAAGTAGGTTTTCAGCAGTACGATTCGCTTACGGTTCATTATAAACCCAGAAGAAAATCTCCCAATGTCAACACTGCTAACGTATTTTGGCAAGATAAGTTGCAGATACGACCATCGGTTTTGACCTCTATTTTACAAGTGCACGACAATCAGCTGTTTAGCCAGCAAAACGTAAATAATACTTACAAACGTTTTATAAAGTTGCCTATAATAAAAAGTGCAAGTATTACCATGCAAGAGTCGAAAAAGCACAGTCCCGACTCAAATTTCGTCGATTGTAGGATTAGATTGTTGCACAACAAGAATAAAATTTTCAATTTCGGTGTAGAAGGTACAAACTCGGCAGGTATGCTCGGTACCGGAATTAGAACAGGAATAGTGCACAAAAACATTTTCAGAGGAGCCGAAGTTTTTTCGTTCAATTTGAGAACCAATGCCGAAATTCAGCCATTAACAATGAGGGAAGATGCCGATAATCTATTCCTCATTTTCAACACTTTGGAAGCAAGTGGCGAAACTAGTTTGTCTTTCCCCAGCATATTATTGCCTCTAAAATTAACAAGCGGTTGGGGTATTCAAGAGGCAAGTTCATCGCTGAATTTTGGTATAGGATACATGTTGAGACCTCAATACTCAAGAAGTCTGATTTCACTTTCGTGGAACTACAATTGGCAGTTTCATCAAAATTTAAAACACACATTCACTCCTGTAGAACTTAGCTATATCAATGTGTTGAACATTAGAGAGGATTTTCAAAACTACCTCGATTCCTTATCCGACCCGCATTTCAAATCGGTTTTTACCAATCACTTGCTCACAACTATTAGGTATAACATGGTTTTGACCAACGATTTCGACTCAAAAAGTGCCCGGCAATATTCCGTACGTTTCAATATTGAAACATCGGGAAATGCTTTTTACTTGTACGATAAGTATATAACTAAACTTGCTACAGAAGACTATTATAGTCGTTTGGGCGTTAGGTATGCGCAATATTTCCGCACCGATGTCGATTACCGTTCATATTGGAATTACGCTCCTGACGCCAATGTAGCTTTCAGGTTTTTGGCAGGTATATCTATTCCTTACGGAAATTCTCAAGTTGTTCCGTTTGAAAAAAGTTTTTGGTTAGGCGGAGCTAATGACATGCGTGGCTGGAAGCTTCGTACGCTTGGACCTGGTAGTTATTCGAAAGAAGGGACTAATGTTTTCGATAAATCGGGTAACATCGTACTTCATAGTAGTATTGAGCAACGTTTTCCAATTTATAGCTTCTTGAACGGAGCTATATTTGCCGATGCCGGTAATATTTGGATGCTAAATAAAGTAGAAGATTTTGAAGGAGCCGAATTTAATTTCTCCGAATTTTACAAGCAGATAGCCTTGGATGTTGGTCTTGGCTTGAGGTTTAATTTCAACTTTTTTGTTTTCAGAGTCGATTGGGCTTTACCTCTATCGTATCCCGACGACAATTCGGCATTTATCAATGTCGATAAAATTAAATTACGCAACGGAAACTTTAATTTTGGGATAGGTTATCCGTTCTAA
- a CDS encoding AAA family ATPase, translated as MQKQLLEDAIISNIGYVPTDNQRSVVGKISDFLLQKDPYSLFVLNGSAGTGKTTLINAIVKTLKNTRTPYVLLAPTGRAAKVMANYTGETALTLHKFLYYYSYDESGDWKSQLKNNKSENAVFMVDEASLLSYNASAFDNYQQVLPDLINFVFSKPNNKLIFIGDTCQLPPIDSTISPAMDAKTMESLFSLNVSDSNLSQVVRQSEDSAILSLAEFVRTKISNNNADLPYLMIEENAADVTVVDGYEFIDNLETAYSRFGKNDVVLVTMSNKRANLFNKTIRERVFYQDFEINAGDMIMVVKNNYFWLKDIDQGGFIANGDIGEVLSIRNFEEIGEFKFADAQIKLIDYEQPLTVEVKVLLNTLWSEQAGLGSDKSYQLYNMVAQKYAHIASKAKRNESIRNDEYYNALHIKFSYSLTCHKTQGGQWKAVFVENPFYNESMQTVENLKWLYTAITRATDKLYLVNFEKQFIK; from the coding sequence ATGCAAAAACAATTACTCGAAGATGCTATTATTTCAAATATCGGTTATGTCCCAACCGATAATCAAAGGAGTGTTGTAGGCAAAATTTCGGATTTTTTGTTGCAAAAAGACCCGTACTCGCTATTTGTACTCAACGGTTCGGCTGGTACAGGTAAAACAACCTTGATAAATGCAATTGTAAAAACTTTAAAAAACACCAGAACTCCTTATGTGCTATTAGCTCCAACCGGAAGAGCAGCTAAGGTTATGGCAAACTATACAGGAGAAACGGCTCTTACCTTGCACAAGTTTTTGTATTACTACAGCTATGATGAGTCGGGGGATTGGAAATCGCAGTTGAAAAATAATAAATCGGAAAATGCAGTTTTTATGGTCGATGAAGCCTCGCTACTTTCGTACAATGCAAGTGCCTTTGATAACTACCAACAAGTTTTACCCGACCTGATTAATTTCGTTTTTTCAAAACCTAATAATAAACTCATTTTTATAGGCGACACTTGTCAGCTTCCCCCTATTGATAGCACTATAAGTCCTGCCATGGATGCAAAAACAATGGAGTCGTTGTTTTCGTTAAATGTCTCCGATTCGAATTTAAGTCAGGTTGTGCGGCAGTCGGAAGATTCGGCAATTCTGTCGCTCGCCGAATTTGTCAGAACCAAAATATCAAATAATAATGCAGATTTACCATATCTAATGATTGAGGAAAATGCTGCAGATGTTACTGTTGTTGATGGATATGAATTTATAGATAATTTGGAAACAGCATATTCTCGTTTTGGGAAAAACGATGTGGTCCTGGTTACAATGTCGAACAAACGAGCAAATTTATTCAATAAAACTATTCGCGAACGCGTTTTTTATCAAGATTTTGAAATCAACGCAGGCGACATGATAATGGTGGTAAAAAACAATTATTTTTGGCTCAAAGATATTGATCAAGGTGGTTTTATTGCCAATGGCGATATAGGCGAAGTGCTGAGCATCAGAAATTTTGAAGAAATTGGCGAATTCAAATTTGCCGATGCTCAAATTAAACTCATCGATTACGAGCAGCCGCTTACAGTTGAAGTTAAAGTTTTGCTCAATACTTTATGGTCGGAGCAGGCAGGACTTGGTTCCGACAAAAGTTATCAGCTGTACAATATGGTAGCTCAAAAGTATGCTCATATTGCTTCTAAAGCCAAAAGGAACGAAAGTATTAGAAACGATGAGTATTACAATGCTCTACATATTAAATTTTCGTATTCGCTAACTTGCCACAAAACTCAAGGCGGACAGTGGAAAGCGGTGTT